The Sphaerospermopsis torques-reginae ITEP-024 genome has a window encoding:
- a CDS encoding class I SAM-dependent methyltransferase, which yields MSITWSRVIMNQETANMLKPLPFPQWTALEISGSAWQDFGFREYKNINYPEYDICFEPLPEKFDLIIAEQIFEHLLYPYRAGRNVISMLNPGGYFLISVPFLVKVHNYPIDCTRWTETGLKYFLHECGFPLDNIQTGSWGNRQCIIANFSQWIVYDPLSHSLDNEPEFPYHVWALAHI from the coding sequence ATGAGTATTACCTGGAGTCGAGTAATAATGAATCAAGAAACGGCAAATATGTTAAAACCATTGCCGTTTCCACAATGGACAGCATTAGAAATTTCTGGAAGTGCTTGGCAAGATTTTGGCTTTCGAGAATACAAAAATATTAACTATCCAGAATACGATATTTGCTTTGAACCGTTACCAGAAAAGTTTGATTTAATTATTGCTGAACAAATTTTTGAGCATCTGTTGTACCCCTATCGCGCAGGCCGCAATGTTATTTCTATGCTTAACCCTGGAGGATATTTTCTGATTTCTGTTCCCTTTTTGGTAAAAGTTCATAATTATCCTATAGACTGCACACGCTGGACAGAAACTGGACTCAAATACTTCCTCCACGAATGTGGTTTTCCTCTAGACAATATTCAAACAGGTTCTTGGGGCAACCGTCAGTGCATTATTGCCAACTTCTCACAATGGATAGTATATGATCCTCTATCACACTCTCTTGATAACGAACCAGAGTTTCCTTATCATGTCTGGGCATTGGCTCATATTTAA
- a CDS encoding dynamin family protein encodes MELDKLTRFKEYGEFILRKIDSVPQRPSQQEDWVPTSLDDCLVRLREAAQKTVEMATSPVKIGVMGEFSSGKSLLLGSLIGFADALPVSENPTTGNVTAIHIKPQEGFATTKIDNYTVEYLSHEGVNECLHFMLSEANRRAVAAGLPPLQVAKIKTGKDISLWCEEAWKSSNNLELRYLLRELVLFLRAYQAYGEALCGKHYHIDAATAKEGLQLIDLPMAIQTLRFDDLPPAHIRLPNAPQVLQTQLLQNSFYLIRRVDIEVKISREIWDLTGAEEFVLLDFPGLGAANSGARDTFLSLRELTQVQTILVLLNGKSPGSDRANKIFTMMQQQRPGQDLKDLILVGVGRFDQLPLESEGGERILDFLIEDHPNSQPLQTEVVFQKLKVLQTIIDGAEAFTTQKERIVLLSPLLGLSELAKRSTKVKAGSEEFLANLDYPDYLERSKKLQEKWGKLSDKLLESEPRNSLGKQLGYFAQDGGVSKLRDLIQNHVATHGLKQLYEDTRRAADVIHQQQEQLKYILAEIHEQGIPTADSPDLMELRLAIESLDKTYRSFQKDLGKEPLKDRRGVVVSDVIKDELTYRILNWSQWTLLFNKCQNGTITLAESKGAAGKLFERGNRVNNSIPSKSDDFYPEFEKSVKELEEFASDRIRQAVVDLLNKLAHQVVLEREKIQTILNPEMEELIEDNFGVEAADLFYKLLLGCDPNQWKEAIVGEINNQDKSISPDMMFPLARRDEKHSIGQIFDWSPERNQTSSRNANHQLFVLRLRDEITASASLHLVQYVSEVNQQVNAELEGILDQIIPSLQNLSKKDELLRYIAAGDSTPELAIPTWLEILADIASINESDIYEYI; translated from the coding sequence ATGGAACTAGACAAATTAACCAGGTTTAAAGAGTACGGTGAGTTTATCCTCCGCAAAATTGACTCTGTACCCCAACGCCCCTCCCAACAAGAAGATTGGGTCCCTACTAGCCTGGATGACTGTCTGGTGCGCTTGCGAGAAGCTGCACAGAAGACTGTGGAAATGGCCACTTCACCTGTGAAAATTGGTGTGATGGGTGAGTTTAGCAGTGGTAAAAGTTTACTGTTAGGAAGTTTAATTGGTTTTGCGGATGCTTTACCTGTAAGTGAAAACCCGACGACGGGAAATGTGACTGCTATTCATATTAAACCACAAGAAGGTTTTGCTACAACAAAAATAGATAATTACACCGTTGAGTATTTATCTCATGAAGGGGTAAATGAGTGTTTACACTTCATGTTATCAGAAGCAAACCGTCGGGCTGTGGCTGCTGGTTTACCACCTTTACAAGTTGCTAAAATTAAAACTGGTAAAGATATTTCTCTTTGGTGTGAGGAAGCTTGGAAGAGTTCCAATAATTTAGAATTACGCTATTTATTGCGTGAGTTAGTATTATTTTTGCGGGCTTATCAAGCTTATGGTGAGGCTTTGTGTGGTAAGCATTATCATATTGATGCAGCAACGGCAAAGGAAGGTTTACAATTAATTGATTTGCCGATGGCGATTCAAACTTTGAGATTTGATGATTTACCGCCGGCACATATTCGTTTACCGAATGCACCCCAAGTTCTGCAAACTCAATTATTACAAAATAGTTTTTACCTGATTCGTAGAGTTGATATTGAGGTCAAAATATCTAGAGAAATTTGGGATTTAACCGGGGCGGAAGAATTTGTTTTGCTAGATTTTCCCGGTTTAGGTGCGGCTAATTCTGGTGCAAGAGATACTTTTTTATCATTGCGAGAATTGACACAGGTGCAGACAATTTTAGTGTTATTAAATGGTAAATCACCGGGAAGCGATCGCGCTAATAAAATATTTACCATGATGCAGCAACAACGCCCCGGGCAAGATTTAAAAGATTTAATTCTGGTTGGTGTGGGACGTTTTGATCAATTACCTTTAGAAAGTGAAGGTGGAGAAAGAATTTTAGATTTTTTAATTGAAGATCATCCTAATTCCCAACCTTTACAAACAGAGGTAGTTTTTCAAAAATTAAAAGTTCTGCAAACTATTATTGATGGTGCAGAAGCTTTTACTACTCAAAAAGAACGCATTGTTTTATTATCGCCCTTGTTAGGTTTATCAGAATTAGCCAAACGTTCTACCAAAGTCAAAGCTGGTTCAGAAGAATTTTTAGCTAATTTAGATTATCCTGATTATTTGGAACGTTCCAAGAAATTACAAGAAAAATGGGGTAAACTCAGCGATAAACTTTTAGAAAGTGAACCTCGTAATTCTCTAGGTAAACAGTTAGGTTATTTTGCCCAAGATGGGGGTGTTAGTAAACTGCGGGACTTGATTCAAAATCATGTAGCTACTCATGGTTTAAAACAATTATATGAGGATACTCGCAGGGCGGCAGATGTGATTCATCAACAACAAGAACAACTGAAATATATCCTGGCAGAAATTCATGAACAAGGTATACCTACAGCAGATAGTCCAGATTTAATGGAGTTACGTTTGGCAATTGAAAGTTTAGATAAAACCTACAGAAGCTTTCAAAAAGACTTGGGTAAAGAACCACTCAAAGATAGACGGGGAGTGGTGGTTAGTGATGTGATCAAAGATGAATTAACCTATAGGATTCTCAATTGGAGTCAGTGGACATTGTTATTTAATAAATGCCAAAATGGCACAATTACCTTAGCAGAGTCTAAAGGTGCGGCGGGTAAATTATTTGAACGGGGAAATAGAGTAAATAATTCTATTCCTAGCAAAAGTGATGATTTTTATCCAGAGTTTGAAAAAAGCGTTAAAGAACTAGAAGAATTTGCCAGCGATCGCATTCGTCAAGCTGTAGTAGACTTGTTGAATAAATTAGCCCATCAAGTAGTATTAGAACGGGAGAAAATTCAAACAATTCTTAATCCAGAGATGGAAGAATTGATAGAAGATAACTTTGGAGTTGAAGCCGCAGATTTATTTTATAAACTGTTGTTAGGATGTGATCCAAATCAGTGGAAAGAAGCAATTGTTGGAGAAATTAATAATCAAGATAAATCCATTTCTCCTGATATGATGTTTCCCCTAGCGCGACGGGATGAAAAACACAGTATTGGACAAATATTTGATTGGTCTCCTGAAAGAAATCAAACCTCATCTCGCAATGCAAATCATCAACTTTTTGTATTAAGATTGCGGGATGAAATTACAGCTAGTGCTAGTTTACATCTCGTGCAATATGTGAGTGAAGTTAATCAACAAGTAAATGCAGAATTAGAAGGAATTTTAGATCAAATAATTCCCAGTTTGCAAAACCTGTCTAAAAAAGATGAACTACTCAGATATATTGCTGCTGGAGACTCAACCCCAGAATTAGCAATTCCCACTTGGTTAGAAATTCTTGCGGATATTGCATCAATTAATGAGAGTGATATTTATGAGTATATTTAG
- a CDS encoding ribbon-helix-helix domain-containing protein encodes METHLFSYPSLALSQRQECFPNQLPRKGMEKVLNYLVLQSKNAKIKSSLVQPNFNTMTNINITVPEALKSFIDEEIAAGNYNSASEYLQQLIIQEARRKNKGNLEDFGIKYQELESALDELADDFAACVGANAPILSDYAVSRESIYEDHY; translated from the coding sequence ATGGAAACTCATTTATTTTCTTATCCATCTCTGGCGCTTTCTCAACGCCAAGAATGCTTTCCAAATCAACTTCCCCGCAAGGGGATGGAAAAAGTGCTAAACTACCTAGTATTACAATCGAAAAATGCTAAGATTAAGAGTAGCCTAGTTCAACCTAACTTCAACACTATGACTAATATTAATATCACTGTACCTGAAGCCCTAAAAAGTTTTATTGATGAAGAAATTGCCGCAGGTAATTATAATTCAGCGAGTGAATATTTACAACAGTTAATCATTCAAGAAGCAAGACGGAAAAATAAAGGAAATTTAGAAGATTTTGGAATAAAGTATCAAGAATTGGAAAGTGCTTTAGATGAATTAGCTGATGATTTTGCAGCGTGTGTTGGTGCAAACGCACCTATTTTATCTGATTATGCTGTTAGTCGTGAAAGTATTTATGAAGACCATTATTAA
- a CDS encoding cytochrome b/b6 domain-containing protein: MTRSAPYQPLLLRILHSINGILVIAAIITGFLVYNTFDKRLGSIPIPKIDPIQGIHGTAGLFFLLLLPAFALYSFHAGERRLLQADSIEKLSQFNKPIWWVSLQRLANTLMLIASVWAVVSGRMMKEEWLPIGEFDHIWYYFHLTAWVMIVCCLAIHLLMSAKVGGAPLLLSMLSWKFRTQDSPKNWVSRLRGWWGNLPHNLGEKFNQLMQSNLILRVIEVFVLLGIIAAFVLPLFLSGGE; encoded by the coding sequence ATGACTCGTTCAGCACCCTATCAACCTCTTTTGTTACGGATTTTACATAGTATTAATGGAATTTTAGTCATTGCAGCTATTATCACCGGATTCTTAGTTTACAACACTTTTGACAAAAGATTGGGTAGTATTCCTATTCCTAAAATCGACCCAATTCAGGGTATTCACGGAACTGCGGGTTTATTCTTTTTACTGTTATTACCTGCTTTTGCACTCTATAGTTTTCATGCTGGTGAAAGGCGGTTATTACAAGCAGATTCTATAGAGAAACTCTCACAATTTAATAAACCAATTTGGTGGGTGAGTCTGCAACGTTTAGCAAATACTTTGATGCTAATTGCCTCAGTTTGGGCGGTGGTATCTGGCAGAATGATGAAGGAAGAATGGCTACCAATAGGAGAATTTGATCATATTTGGTATTATTTCCATTTAACAGCTTGGGTGATGATAGTTTGTTGTTTAGCCATTCATCTTTTAATGTCTGCTAAGGTGGGTGGTGCGCCTTTGTTATTATCAATGTTGTCATGGAAATTCAGAACACAAGATAGTCCGAAAAATTGGGTTAGTCGGTTGCGTGGTTGGTGGGGTAATCTTCCTCATAATTTGGGTGAGAAATTTAATCAGTTAATGCAAAGTAATTTGATTTTGCGAGTTATTGAGGTGTTTGTTTTGTTGGGAATTATTGCTGCTTTTGTGTTACCGTTGTTTTTATCTGGTGGGGAATAA
- a CDS encoding molecular chaperone has product MPVEIILPPKHQLRVKENQSLDLPAIQIVATNSNIPHISRITCSVKGTPIELAAEIQQTYKHFNSATPQKISNLCQLGQYPYQLEKPLNETVNCDLQVIVEYFDSDATGKPILSIKKNMGVSCNLWFTPDFQSITHKTITNHKTMNPFELDTYLNKLSQQLSEKLNEKPKKRFPGWFAVDFGTSNSTVTLFDPIEVPIAEVLPREQELRLRQRLAEWLNSPANLALPDIGVNEWEKFIANISKNLEIEPEELSEVFENDNKEQFLEAIRQIELCLGNSDRFRRAVSKKLYQIYHEVFRVPTLESQNLIPVVLDIDRRETEIPSEMEVSQVEPLKLQMGREARDNRKKAIAQGTITSVKDIISRFHHSPKRYFGQNRTFPVILNDSENNIQVNQLIQAAWAHLIELTEDYRQRARRRFSEGDLLTGVFTYPTVAPPVVRKEIKALVEELGIDDVQTAYDEAVSVAIFFLWREFGGNLNIGIESFKTRCRQEKNKWSQNVLVLDIGGGTTDLALIELTLEDKTPFFADHEDRGLGGRYYKLTPKLLGSSGHLQLGGELITLRIFRLLKVAIADFLLTAITNGDIESDKLEDLINSELNERFLEDGKFKSGSLLKCVDKENPEGDVAFKDALDTAEKVLPTRWQQAPQRLQTFYTLWDYAEAAKLKLGQKLPGDGSLLTFTLSEQQISELLAQSAVKFQIIIPDAISINIDSQQFERAAISAIKEAIGIAKGLMESRLNADNKQKVDWLILSGKTCNLDLVQRQIYQEFSKSPYFVWNPERITFVLEFTKLATSAGACYAEKLRRLRFDPEESKHLLAKGANQLEIDVKNLFYYLPCNFKRKTQSNELLGIFNAGQELYQLAAGESVAKVRTNWQGIQLTNIIYRQDYEDGELRLWGSFDGKNLMEKLEMEEPEFLKKIKVQFEIDQTLQFSVLLCQGNPHYLIDEKGININSVIYQESETADLFTNGQLKWNIAIEQPHEDLKDGDIAVNVLESATVDQPNAYHLVFAVDNNQNPKLETFHYLQDGVNEPGKGLISNPLPPFPQNGQHTFYIYQTDSETNTKKWIRIGSLSKPDITTDYPCQYHVTLDHQGILRMHAGEVPYWTSNNQECLKEEGCVYRAELELQPNEIDKERDPFCGIH; this is encoded by the coding sequence ATGCCTGTGGAAATTATACTTCCACCCAAACATCAACTACGAGTTAAAGAAAATCAAAGTTTGGATTTACCTGCTATCCAAATTGTCGCCACCAATAGTAATATTCCCCATATCTCTCGCATTACTTGTAGCGTCAAAGGAACACCCATAGAATTAGCAGCGGAAATTCAACAAACTTATAAACATTTTAACTCTGCTACACCCCAAAAAATCTCTAATTTGTGTCAATTAGGACAATATCCTTATCAGTTAGAGAAACCTTTAAACGAAACAGTCAACTGTGATTTACAGGTGATTGTTGAGTATTTTGATTCTGATGCTACCGGAAAACCGATATTATCTATTAAGAAAAATATGGGTGTTTCCTGTAATCTTTGGTTTACACCTGATTTTCAATCAATAACTCACAAAACCATAACTAACCATAAAACTATGAATCCTTTTGAATTAGATACCTATCTCAATAAATTAAGTCAACAATTGAGTGAAAAACTCAATGAAAAACCCAAAAAAAGATTTCCGGGTTGGTTTGCGGTAGATTTTGGAACTTCTAATTCTACAGTGACACTTTTTGATCCCATTGAAGTACCTATTGCGGAAGTTTTACCCAGAGAACAAGAATTAAGATTGCGTCAAAGATTAGCAGAGTGGTTAAATTCTCCTGCTAATTTAGCTTTACCAGATATCGGTGTGAACGAGTGGGAAAAGTTCATTGCGAATATTAGTAAAAACTTAGAAATTGAACCAGAAGAATTAAGCGAAGTTTTTGAAAATGATAACAAAGAACAATTTTTAGAAGCTATTCGCCAAATTGAATTATGTTTAGGAAATAGTGACAGATTTCGCCGTGCTGTTAGCAAAAAACTTTATCAGATATATCATGAAGTTTTTCGTGTTCCTACGTTAGAATCACAAAATTTGATTCCTGTAGTTTTGGATATTGACAGACGGGAAACAGAAATTCCCAGCGAAATGGAAGTATCCCAAGTTGAACCTTTAAAATTGCAAATGGGGAGAGAAGCAAGAGACAATAGAAAAAAAGCCATTGCCCAAGGTACAATCACTTCAGTTAAAGATATAATCAGCAGATTTCATCATTCACCCAAACGTTATTTTGGACAAAATAGAACTTTCCCAGTTATCTTAAATGACTCAGAAAATAACATCCAAGTTAACCAATTAATTCAAGCAGCATGGGCGCATTTAATTGAATTAACAGAAGATTATCGTCAACGTGCCAGAAGAAGATTTTCCGAAGGAGATTTATTAACAGGAGTTTTCACCTATCCTACCGTTGCACCTCCAGTAGTGAGAAAAGAAATTAAAGCATTAGTCGAAGAATTAGGAATAGATGATGTCCAAACAGCTTATGATGAAGCGGTTTCTGTAGCTATCTTTTTTCTTTGGCGAGAATTTGGTGGTAACTTAAATATTGGTATTGAATCTTTTAAAACTCGTTGTCGGCAAGAAAAAAATAAATGGTCACAAAATGTTTTAGTGTTAGATATTGGTGGAGGTACAACAGACTTAGCATTAATTGAACTCACATTAGAAGATAAAACTCCATTTTTTGCAGATCATGAAGATCGGGGTTTAGGTGGACGTTATTATAAACTTACTCCGAAATTATTAGGTTCTTCAGGACATTTACAATTAGGTGGTGAATTAATTACCTTACGCATTTTTAGACTTTTAAAAGTTGCCATAGCTGATTTTCTCTTAACAGCAATAACTAACGGAGACATAGAAAGCGACAAACTAGAAGATTTAATCAACTCAGAATTAAACGAACGCTTTTTAGAAGATGGCAAATTTAAAAGCGGTAGTTTATTAAAGTGTGTAGACAAAGAAAATCCCGAAGGTGACGTTGCTTTTAAAGATGCTTTAGATACAGCCGAAAAAGTTCTACCAACCCGATGGCAACAAGCACCCCAACGTCTACAAACATTTTACACTCTTTGGGATTATGCCGAAGCTGCCAAACTCAAATTAGGGCAAAAATTACCAGGAGATGGTTCTTTATTAACCTTCACTCTTTCCGAACAACAAATTAGTGAACTCCTCGCCCAAAGTGCAGTTAAATTTCAAATTATTATCCCTGATGCTATCTCTATAAACATAGATAGTCAACAATTTGAACGGGCAGCAATTTCCGCAATTAAAGAAGCAATAGGTATTGCAAAAGGTTTAATGGAAAGCCGTTTAAATGCAGACAATAAACAAAAAGTAGATTGGTTAATTCTTTCTGGTAAAACCTGTAATTTGGATTTAGTGCAAAGACAAATTTACCAAGAATTTAGTAAATCTCCTTATTTTGTTTGGAATCCAGAACGGATTACATTTGTTTTAGAATTTACTAAATTAGCAACTTCCGCAGGTGCTTGTTACGCGGAAAAATTAAGAAGATTAAGATTTGATCCCGAAGAATCAAAACACCTACTAGCTAAAGGTGCAAACCAACTAGAAATAGATGTAAAAAATCTATTTTATTATCTACCTTGCAACTTTAAACGCAAAACCCAAAGTAATGAACTCTTAGGAATATTCAACGCTGGACAAGAATTATATCAACTTGCAGCAGGGGAAAGTGTAGCTAAAGTGCGGACAAATTGGCAAGGTATCCAATTAACAAATATTATCTATCGTCAAGACTATGAAGATGGAGAATTGCGTTTATGGGGTAGCTTTGACGGTAAAAATTTAATGGAGAAATTAGAAATGGAAGAACCAGAATTTCTCAAAAAAATTAAAGTCCAATTTGAAATAGATCAAACTTTGCAATTTAGCGTTTTACTCTGTCAAGGTAATCCCCATTATTTAATAGATGAGAAGGGAATAAATATCAATTCTGTCATTTACCAAGAATCAGAAACAGCAGATTTATTTACCAATGGACAATTAAAATGGAATATCGCTATTGAACAACCCCATGAAGATTTAAAAGATGGTGATATTGCGGTAAACGTATTAGAATCAGCTACCGTAGATCAACCCAATGCTTATCATTTAGTATTTGCAGTTGATAACAATCAAAATCCCAAATTGGAAACATTTCACTATTTGCAAGATGGTGTTAATGAACCAGGAAAAGGGTTAATTAGTAATCCTTTACCACCCTTCCCCCAAAATGGTCAACACACCTTTTATATATATCAAACAGATAGCGAAACCAACACCAAAAAATGGATACGTATTGGTTCATTGAGTAAACCAGACATCACCACAGATTACCCTTGTCAATATCATGTAACACTTGATCATCAAGGTATATTAAGAATGCACGCAGGAGAAGTACCTTATTGGACATCAAATAATCAAGAATGTTTAAAAGAAGAAGGATGTGTTTATCGTGCAGAATTAGAATTACAACCTAATGAGATAGATAAAGAACGCGATCCTTTCTGTGGAATACATTAA
- the gntT gene encoding guanitoxin biosynthesis MATE family efflux transporter GntT, which produces MNTSLSNPYNFLPRFYKLALTNIFSSIVVPLSGLIDLAFLGHLPDIRYLAGVSLATIIFSYLYKVLNFLRSSSNGMTAQAVGANNSEGILLVLLRNGLIALGVGLLILILQYPIQLLGFNFLVGATEVKNAGLDYFQARIWGAPAVLLNFVLVGWFFGREMNGFVVLLSVIEGLTNIVLDYFFIIRWGWGSTGAGLTTAMSQYLALFVGLIIASFHIDWSFISTVSQKILDLPAIKAIFKLNGNMLIKNLAVISTFSLFTELGSAMGTDILARNSVLLQAAILNMFIIQGVGYATQSLTGNFKGQGASEQLKPLLTTGFISSIFLSVPVAILYIVFPEPIFGLLTNHNEITESMVNYLFWLLPFQGFCAVNIILEGYFIGLTEGGILRNSAIVSLIIAFLPIAIAAGYFHNNHLLWLALVLSQIASVIVFGVRLIEEWLNNYSSSTSVQN; this is translated from the coding sequence ATGAATACTAGCTTGTCAAATCCGTATAACTTCTTACCTCGTTTTTACAAACTGGCATTAACGAACATTTTTTCTAGTATTGTTGTGCCATTGTCAGGTTTAATAGACTTAGCTTTTCTCGGACATTTACCGGACATCCGTTACTTAGCAGGAGTTTCCTTAGCGACAATTATCTTTAGCTATTTATACAAAGTTTTGAATTTCTTACGCTCCTCTAGTAATGGGATGACAGCACAAGCTGTAGGAGCAAATAATTCAGAAGGCATACTATTAGTTTTACTACGAAATGGTCTGATCGCTTTAGGTGTCGGTTTACTCATTTTGATTCTTCAATATCCTATACAACTACTAGGGTTTAACTTCTTAGTAGGTGCAACCGAAGTCAAAAATGCTGGACTTGACTATTTCCAGGCTCGCATTTGGGGCGCACCTGCGGTTCTACTCAATTTTGTCCTAGTCGGTTGGTTTTTTGGCCGGGAAATGAATGGTTTTGTAGTGCTATTGTCTGTGATAGAAGGTCTAACTAATATAGTGCTGGACTACTTCTTTATTATTCGCTGGGGTTGGGGAAGTACCGGCGCTGGCCTAACTACAGCAATGAGTCAATATTTAGCATTGTTCGTAGGTTTGATAATCGCGTCTTTTCATATTGACTGGTCATTCATATCAACAGTCAGCCAAAAAATTTTAGATTTGCCAGCTATCAAAGCTATTTTTAAACTCAATGGCAATATGTTGATTAAAAATTTGGCTGTAATTTCTACATTCTCTCTTTTTACTGAATTAGGTTCAGCAATGGGAACAGATATACTAGCCAGAAATAGTGTATTACTTCAGGCAGCAATTCTTAATATGTTTATTATTCAAGGCGTAGGATATGCTACCCAAAGTTTAACCGGAAACTTTAAAGGTCAGGGAGCTTCGGAGCAGTTAAAACCTCTGCTGACAACTGGTTTTATCAGCAGCATATTCCTTTCCGTTCCTGTCGCTATTTTATATATTGTCTTTCCAGAACCTATATTTGGGCTGTTAACTAACCACAATGAAATTACTGAAAGTATGGTTAATTATTTATTCTGGTTATTACCTTTTCAGGGATTTTGTGCAGTTAATATTATCTTAGAAGGGTATTTTATCGGGTTAACTGAAGGGGGAATTTTACGTAACTCTGCCATAGTTTCCTTGATAATTGCTTTTTTACCTATAGCGATCGCTGCTGGGTATTTTCATAACAACCATTTGTTGTGGTTGGCTTTAGTTTTATCTCAAATAGCCAGCGTCATAGTATTTGGAGTACGATTAATAGAAGAATGGTTGAATAATTATTCCTCTTCTACAAGCGTTCAAAATTAA
- a CDS encoding AbrB/MazE/SpoVT family DNA-binding domain-containing protein, with protein sequence MEITKLSPQGEVIIPQSLREAHHWNAGQEFIIIDMGNGILLQPKKPFPVTKLEDVAGCLKYDGEPATLEDMEDAIRQGVEEMWHDCD encoded by the coding sequence ATGGAAATTACCAAATTGTCTCCTCAAGGAGAGGTCATTATTCCCCAATCTTTACGAGAAGCGCATCATTGGAATGCAGGTCAGGAATTTATTATTATTGATATGGGTAATGGGATTTTATTACAACCTAAAAAGCCTTTTCCAGTAACTAAGTTGGAGGATGTAGCAGGTTGTTTAAAATATGATGGTGAACCTGCAACCCTGGAAGATATGGAAGATGCTATTCGTCAAGGTGTTGAGGAAATGTGGCATGATTGCGATTGA
- a CDS encoding DNA adenine methylase produces MIKSPLRYPGGKSRAIKQIAQHLPTQFTEFREPLVGGGSVFIYLKQTFPNLKIWINDLNKEVFLFWHIAQNDLSKLVAEVRYIKETQKDGKKLFTELTTIDDINKLTDLERSVRFFVLNRITFSGTIESGGFSQEAFHKRFTHSSIERLEKLADILTPDIKITNLDYSELLKAEGKEVFIFLDPPYLSNKNSRLYGKDGDLHTKFDHQKFADNLKTCPHQWLVTYDNSEQVHQNFAWAKIAQWELQYGMNNYKQKTAEKGQELFITGI; encoded by the coding sequence ATGATTAAAAGTCCTCTCCGTTATCCCGGTGGTAAATCAAGAGCAATTAAACAAATAGCCCAACATTTACCCACACAATTTACAGAATTTAGAGAACCTTTAGTTGGTGGCGGTTCTGTTTTTATTTATCTTAAACAAACCTTTCCTAACTTAAAAATTTGGATCAACGATTTAAACAAAGAAGTATTTTTATTTTGGCATATCGCCCAAAATGATTTATCTAAATTAGTTGCTGAAGTGCGTTATATTAAAGAAACCCAAAAAGACGGAAAAAAGCTATTTACAGAATTAACCACTATAGATGATATTAATAAATTAACAGATTTAGAAAGATCAGTCCGTTTTTTCGTACTTAACAGAATTACCTTTTCCGGTACAATAGAATCAGGCGGATTTTCACAAGAAGCATTTCATAAACGTTTTACCCATTCATCAATAGAAAGACTAGAAAAGTTAGCTGATATTTTAACACCAGATATCAAAATTACCAACTTAGATTACAGCGAACTATTAAAAGCAGAAGGTAAAGAAGTATTTATATTTCTAGATCCACCGTATTTAAGCAATAAAAACTCCAGATTATATGGAAAAGATGGAGACTTACACACTAAATTTGATCATCAAAAATTTGCAGATAACTTAAAAACCTGTCCTCACCAATGGTTAGTCACCTACGACAACTCAGAACAAGTACATCAAAACTTTGCCTGGGCGAAAATTGCCCAATGGGAACTACAATATGGCATGAATAACTACAAACAAAAAACAGCAGAAAAAGGACAAGAACTATTTATTACGGGAATTTAA
- a CDS encoding type II toxin-antitoxin system VapC family toxin produces MIAIDTNIIVRFLTQDDELQFQKSREILQNHDVFIADTVILETEWVLRFRYKFKPHDICKALRNLFGLPNIYLNNPILIAQVIEWHENGLDFADAFHLANSQNCSQFYTFDEKFVKRAKMLTQCDVKNPCD; encoded by the coding sequence ATGATTGCGATTGATACAAATATAATTGTCAGATTTTTAACTCAAGATGATGAATTACAGTTTCAAAAAAGTAGAGAGATATTACAAAATCATGATGTTTTTATTGCAGATACAGTCATCTTGGAAACGGAATGGGTGTTAAGGTTTAGATATAAGTTTAAACCTCATGATATATGTAAGGCTTTGAGAAATTTGTTTGGTTTACCTAATATTTACCTAAATAATCCTATTTTAATTGCTCAAGTAATTGAATGGCATGAAAATGGTTTAGATTTTGCTGATGCTTTTCATTTAGCTAATAGTCAAAACTGTTCTCAGTTTTATACATTTGATGAAAAGTTTGTTAAAAGAGCAAAGATGCTAACTCAGTGTGATGTAAAAAATCCTTGTGATTAG